In Chloroflexota bacterium, one DNA window encodes the following:
- a CDS encoding HAD-IB family hydrolase, translating into MQTAAFFDVDGTLYTANMWRGLMQYVAEHGYKTRTRMYFYGLLPLYFFRKLRLISEEDFRKPWVTHLGSLVQGWSATQGDAAFRWVAEQYIRPTARDDIIAKLREHLAQDHPVFLVSAMLEPTLRLIGEALGATGVIGTSIEMKDGHLSGRVSSRVCMGTEKQLLTREFLAARGIEIDFAASYAYADSISDMALFEMVGHPVAVYPDAHLAEHARANRWEILPG; encoded by the coding sequence ATGCAAACAGCCGCTTTTTTTGATGTTGATGGTACACTCTACACCGCGAACATGTGGCGCGGGTTGATGCAGTACGTTGCCGAGCACGGCTACAAGACACGCACGCGCATGTACTTTTATGGTTTGTTGCCGCTGTACTTTTTCCGCAAGTTGCGCCTCATCAGTGAAGAAGATTTTCGCAAACCCTGGGTCACGCACCTGGGTTCGCTCGTGCAAGGGTGGAGCGCGACGCAGGGCGACGCGGCGTTTCGCTGGGTCGCCGAGCAATACATTCGCCCGACCGCGCGCGACGACATCATTGCAAAGTTGCGCGAACACCTCGCGCAAGATCATCCGGTCTTTCTCGTCTCCGCGATGCTTGAGCCGACGTTGCGGTTGATCGGCGAGGCGCTCGGCGCGACGGGTGTCATCGGCACGTCCATCGAAATGAAGGATGGACACCTGTCTGGGCGCGTTAGTTCGCGCGTGTGTATGGGTACCGAAAAGCAATTGTTGACCCGCGAGTTTCTCGCCGCGCGCGGCATCGAAATTGATTTCGCCGCGAGTTACGCGTACGCGGATTCGATCAGCGATATGGCGCTGTTCGAAATGGTCGGGCATCCGGTTGCGGTGTACCCCGACGCGCATCTAGCCGAACACGCGCGCGCGAATCGCTGGGAGATATTGCCGGGGTGA
- a CDS encoding DUF2442 domain-containing protein, with the protein MMRSESSKRIAHAYSKRGMYTNVKRARTAQAVWYDIPYPASAYTFPKEARIKTARFDSDYVHIELTDARVLSIPLRWIPSVYHAAAEERVKYEISRDQQMIVWNPDKCAINDELRITDYLGSTSEAQTTAKETLANATGLSPRHRRRATKT; encoded by the coding sequence ATGATGCGCTCAGAATCATCAAAAAGAATCGCACACGCTTACTCCAAGCGTGGCATGTACACAAACGTCAAGCGGGCTAGAACCGCCCAAGCCGTTTGGTACGATATTCCTTACCCGGCATCAGCATACACGTTTCCAAAAGAAGCACGAATTAAGACCGCGCGTTTCGATTCCGATTATGTGCACATTGAATTGACTGACGCACGCGTGCTTTCGATTCCGTTGCGCTGGATTCCATCGGTGTATCACGCCGCGGCAGAAGAGCGCGTCAAGTACGAAATCAGTCGTGACCAACAAATGATCGTGTGGAACCCGGACAAATGCGCCATCAACGACGAGCTACGCATCACCGATTACTTGGGTTCGACGAGCGAAGCACAAACAACCGCGAAAGAAACACTTGCGAATGCTACCGGACTTTCGCCTCGCCACCGACGGCGCGCCACCAAGACCTGA
- a CDS encoding ABC transporter ATP-binding protein: protein MSTSRPTIQSVELRGITKRFPGVLANDRVSFDVRAGEIHALLGENGAGKSTLMKILYGLYKPDEGEVLINGAPIKIKSPTDALRQGIGMVHQHFQLVPPFTVAENIALGLASSREPMTDLDKVSARIRDLASQYGLNVDPHALVWQLAVGQQQRVEILKALYRDAAVLILDEPTAVLTPQEVDELFGTLKKLTDTGHALIFISHKLHEVMQISHRVTVLRDGRVVGTVATKNTTQKELARMMVGRDVVTAWDKPQVTANANVLQVRGLTALSDKGLPAVKNLALDVCAGEIVAIAGVSGNGQRELAETIAGLRRAENGTVVVNGRDLTNHAPAEIIAASVAFIPEERMTMGVIRDFTVQENAILETHADAPLARATFFDFGKIQAHAATLVREYDVKTPTLDTPVKALSGGNIQKLIMARELTRQPKLLIAAQPTRGVDIGATEYIHKRLIEQRNQGTAILLISEDLDEVLALADRIAVMYEGEIVGIVPPTTPVDELGLMMAGAKRMSS, encoded by the coding sequence CGAATGATCGCGTGTCGTTCGACGTGCGCGCGGGCGAAATTCACGCATTGCTTGGCGAGAATGGCGCGGGCAAGTCCACGCTGATGAAAATTCTTTACGGTTTGTATAAACCGGACGAGGGCGAAGTTCTCATCAATGGCGCGCCAATCAAAATCAAATCGCCGACCGACGCGTTGCGGCAAGGCATCGGGATGGTGCACCAGCACTTTCAGCTCGTGCCGCCGTTCACCGTCGCGGAAAATATCGCGCTGGGGCTTGCCTCCTCGCGTGAACCGATGACCGACCTCGACAAGGTGAGTGCGCGTATCCGCGACCTGGCATCGCAGTACGGTTTGAATGTGGACCCGCACGCGCTCGTGTGGCAACTTGCGGTCGGGCAACAACAACGCGTCGAAATTCTCAAGGCGTTGTATCGCGACGCCGCGGTGTTGATTCTCGACGAACCGACCGCAGTACTGACGCCGCAAGAAGTGGATGAGTTGTTCGGCACGCTGAAAAAATTGACCGACACGGGGCACGCGCTCATCTTTATCAGCCACAAACTCCACGAGGTGATGCAGATTAGCCATCGCGTCACGGTCTTGCGCGATGGTCGCGTCGTCGGCACCGTCGCGACGAAGAACACGACGCAGAAAGAACTCGCGCGGATGATGGTCGGGCGCGATGTGGTGACCGCGTGGGACAAACCCCAGGTCACCGCGAACGCGAATGTGTTGCAGGTGCGCGGCTTGACCGCGTTGAGCGACAAGGGTTTGCCCGCCGTCAAGAATCTTGCGCTCGACGTGTGCGCCGGAGAAATCGTCGCCATTGCGGGCGTGTCCGGCAACGGTCAGCGTGAACTCGCCGAGACGATTGCCGGTTTGCGTCGCGCGGAGAACGGCACGGTTGTCGTCAACGGTCGCGATTTGACGAATCATGCGCCCGCCGAAATCATCGCGGCAAGCGTCGCGTTCATTCCCGAAGAACGAATGACGATGGGCGTGATTCGCGATTTCACCGTCCAGGAAAACGCGATTCTCGAAACGCACGCGGACGCGCCACTCGCACGCGCGACGTTTTTCGATTTCGGAAAAATCCAGGCGCACGCCGCGACACTCGTGCGCGAGTACGATGTGAAAACACCGACGCTCGATACGCCGGTCAAGGCATTGTCCGGCGGCAACATTCAGAAATTGATTATGGCGCGTGAACTCACGCGCCAACCGAAATTGCTCATCGCGGCGCAACCGACGCGTGGCGTGGACATTGGCGCGACCGAGTACATCCATAAGCGATTGATCGAACAGCGCAACCAGGGCACGGCGATTTTGCTGATTAGCGAAGACCTCGATGAGGTGCTCGCGTTGGCGGACCGCATCGCGGTGATGTACGAAGGCGAGATCGTCGGCATCGTTCCGCCGACCACACCCGTGGACGAGCTGGGTTTGATGATGGCGGGGGCGAAGAGGATGTCAAGTTAA